CCCACCGCGGCCGGGTCGTCATGCAGGTCCGCTGGTCCGACGTCGACCTGTTCGGCCACGTCAACAACGCCGCCTACCTGCGCTACCTCGACGACGCGCGCTTCACCCTGTTCCCCGTGATGGGCGTCGACGAGCACGGCGCGCTCACCGCGTCGCTCCTCGTGGTCGTCAAGCACGAGATCGACTACCTCGCCCCGCTGACCTTCCGCCCCGCGCCGTTCGCGGTCGAGGTGTGGGTCCCGCGCATCGGCACGTCGTCCGTCGACTTCGCGTACGAGATCGTCGACGCGGCCGACCCCGGGACGGTCTACCTGCGGGCGCGCTCGCGCATGGTCCAGCTCGACCACGCGACCCACACGGCCCGCGCGTTCACCGCCGAGGAGCGCGCGCTCTTCGAGACCTACCGCGAGGACGGGCCGGCGCTGCACGGCTGGTGAGCCGGCGCGCCGCGACCTCGGCGTCGTCCCCCGACCCGGGGCAGCCTCCCCGAGACCCTCAGGGCTCGAGCCGGTACCCCATCCCCGGTTCCGTGAGCAGGTGGCGTGGGTGCGCCGGGTCCGGCTCGAGCTTGCGCCTCAGCTGGGCGACGTAGACGCGCAGGTAGTGGGTCTCGCGGTCGAGCTGCGGCCCGCGGAGCTCGTGCAGCAGCTCGCGGCGCCCGACGACCTTGCCGACGTTGCGTGCGAGCACCTCGAGCATGTGCCACTCGGTCGGCGTCAGGCGGACGGGCTCGCCGTCGGCGCGGCGCACGAGGCGCGCGGCGAGGTCGACGCGGAACGCCGCGGTGGTCACGACGGGCGGCTGGTCCTCCTGGGGGCGCCTGCGCACGGCCGCCCGCAGGCGCGCGAGGAGCTCGTCCATCCCGAACGGCTTGGTGACGTAGTCGTCGGCGCCGGCATCGAGCGCCTCCACCTTGTCGTCGCTCGTCCGGCGGGCCGAGAGGACGACGACCGGCACGCCGGACCAGGCCCGCAGGGCCCGGAGCACCTCCAGGCCGTCGAGGTCGGGCAGCCCGAGGTCGAGCACCACGAGGTCCGGGTGCCGGCTCGCCGCCGCTTCGAGCCCGGCCGCTCCCGTGTGGGCGACGGTCGCGTCGTAGTGGTGGGCGCGCAGCGTGACCGCGAGCGCGCGGGCGAGCGCGGGCTCGTCCTCGACGACCAGGACGCGCGTCACGGGGGACCCTCGGGCACGGGCACGGGCAGGGTGAGCACGAGCGTGAGCCCGCCGCCGGGGGTGTCCTCGGCCTCGAGCGTGCCGCCGTTGACCTGGACGAAGCCGCGCGCGACCGCGAGCCCGAGCCCGACGCCCTGGCCGCGCGGGGCGTCGCCGAGCCGTTGGAACGCGGCGAACATCTGCGCCTTGCGGTCGTCGGGGACGCCGGGCCCGTGGTCGACGACGCGGACCACGAGCCGGTCGCCGACCTTCTGCGCGGCGACCCGCACCGGCACCCCGTCGGGTGCGTACCGGACGGCGTTCTCGACGACGTTCGCGAGCGCGCGCTCGAGCAGCCCGGCGTCGGCCCGGACGAGGGGAAGGGTCTCGGGGACGTCGATCACCACGGAACCGGCGGGCAGCGAGTCCACGGCTCGCGGCACCACCTCGTCGAGGGCGACGGGCGCGAGCCGCGCGTCGACCGCGCCGGCGTCCAGGCGGCTCATGTCGAGCAGGTTGTCGATGAGGAGCTGCAGCCGGTCG
The Cellulomonas sp. NS3 DNA segment above includes these coding regions:
- a CDS encoding acyl-CoA thioesterase, with the protein product MQVRWSDVDLFGHVNNAAYLRYLDDARFTLFPVMGVDEHGALTASLLVVVKHEIDYLAPLTFRPAPFAVEVWVPRIGTSSVDFAYEIVDAADPGTVYLRARSRMVQLDHATHTARAFTAEERALFETYREDGPALHGW
- a CDS encoding response regulator, with translation MTRVLVVEDEPALARALAVTLRAHHYDATVAHTGAAGLEAAASRHPDLVVLDLGLPDLDGLEVLRALRAWSGVPVVVLSARRTSDDKVEALDAGADDYVTKPFGMDELLARLRAAVRRRPQEDQPPVVTTAAFRVDLAARLVRRADGEPVRLTPTEWHMLEVLARNVGKVVGRRELLHELRGPQLDRETHYLRVYVAQLRRKLEPDPAHPRHLLTEPGMGYRLEP